The window TGACTTCGAATGCCCCATCGAGATCCCATGTGGCTGAGAGGAATTTTACAACCAGAAAACTGGAAACCCGATCGGATTTGGGACTCCTGCCGCCGCCGACGAGATCCGCCTCCCTGCAACACCACTCAGTAGAACCTGGAATTTCACCGTAGGAACGATGTGTGCCTACAACCAGTCCCGGCTCTGAGCTGTCGCCGAACAGGTCTACCACCGCCGTACTCCAACCCCGACACCGCACGCCGTAACCCGCCGCCAGGAACAAGGGAGGGAAGGACGGGGAACAAAATTTCCATGCCGCTCCGCGCGCCGCCGAGGATCAGACTGGTTCATGATACCAATTGTCATGCCCCATGAGAGGATCGTGATCGAATCGGGATGAGGGATTAGGGTTTGTCGCACAATCGTAGGAGTATGGGTATCAAACAGGAATATGTTGTATTGTTGTAAAGTGTTGTTGATAAGaattcatcaagataagcatgcCCACACAGACGGGGGAGAGTTGGCTTATATAGCTCAACGACAATGACAGTAAACAGTTACGACAAGAGAAACGGAACAGTAACGGGTGGACGATGGCGAGCCTCACGAGCCATCGGATCTTGAGTCCTTGGACGATCTGGGCCGTCCGTTAACTGAAGAAATTAACACCTTGGAACTGAAGATGTGCAAGCCTCACAAGAAGATAAGGCCTAGCACATCTGGCAGGAGCGTAACAGCTGCACATTCAAAGGTAAACCACCGAGCTGGCGTGACATTCTAGTGGCCTGCCGGAGAGACATTGAGCAATGGCGGCTCGCCGGAGCCAGCGGCATAGAGGCCCCTTTCGGGGAGATTACGTGAGGAGTAGACCCACGCCTGTATATTTTCCTTTTTGCGGTCTGGGTTTTTCTGTAGAGGTGGCGGGCGGGCTCTCTGCCCTCCCCTACCGCGCGCTCAGACCCTGATCACTTGATCACCCTCTTTTTGTAAGCTCCCTCTTCTGCTAAGCCAATGAAAAGCCAGCAACCCTggatctttcaaaaaaaaaagctTCTCTGTTCACATGCCTTTGGTTTTTGAGTTGCTTGCGGTTCCGTTGGCCAGTCTGCTGCACATGGTCTGCTCTAATTCTGCTTCCGTACGTCTTGAGTCTTGtttcatcataatcatcatagtGTAAATCCCACGGTGTGCCTCCCAACCCTGAGCTGGTCCACTAGAAACAGTTTTGGCTCTATGATACCGAAGCTTAATTATCTGACCTGGTCCTTAATAACGAGACAAGAAACCCACGAAAACGTCATCTTGTCGTCCGTACGCGCGCCAGCTCTATCCACCTAGCGAGCTTCATTCGGGCAACCCCATCATCTCGCCTATAGCAGGAATTGTTAAGTACACAAAGGACGCCCACAATGCACAAGACGCATCGCCAGTTCCATCAGTTTTTCTTTTGTTAATCAGCAGCCAGATGGCCAACGCCCAAACGCGACCCCGCTCCAACTCCAAGGCCCGAGCCGTCACGCACTAGAAGAGCCGGATTAAGAAACCTCACGACTAACGGTTGGCATCAGATCATCGGATACGACAGATACCGGCAGATCGGAGAGCTAGCTGGGCAGGGGGGCGGATCGTGACTGGACCTGGACGGCGCCCGCCGTGCCAGTTTAAGCTTGAGCTCGGTGGCTGGGCGGCGCGTGTGAGACTGCCGATTGGCATCTTTGTTCGCCTACGTATGGTAACAGACGTGTCCCGGCCTCTGGATCTTGTTGCTTGGCTCTGCCTCTCGCGGTGCCGCACGTAACGTACGTGACGCATGGACGCCATGTGTTTCAGCGCCATTGCACCGGCCTGCTTTAATCACTTGGCAATTCTTTGTAAAATATAATGCCCGAAGAAGATAAAAACTGTACACGTGGGTTCCAAATTGAGACAAACAAGAAAGGGTCGTAGAGATACCTTGGGTCTTCACCTACACAATGCTGTCTACCCGTTTTGACGGGGCAGAACATTTTTCCTCAGCTGTCACGAGTCAGGTTTCCCAAGACCCACGACCGTTGTCGAGTTCAAGACAAGTAGGAGCAGGTTCCGGTTCACATGCATCCATCGTGACACGGTGGGAATCGTGGCCTCCGCGGGCAGTTTCACCCTCGCGGAACCCGGCGTGAGCAAGGCGGTTGCTGCCGCGTCCGTCCGTCAGGGTGGGTCACACTCAACTCGCAAGTCACCACGCCACGTCCCCATCAACCGTCGGACTCCACGCGGCGAAGCAAACTAAACCATCTCGCCGGCTCCACGCTCGCTCGCAGCTGCCTCCATCTATCCACTTCCTCGCCCTGCCGCCCCGACCTTAAAACAATCCGGCCAACCAACCCCACTGCCCGATCAGGCGACCACCACCACACCACACCGCAGCTCCATCCACCGCAACCCGACGCACTGCCCACGACGGACTGCTGTCTGTCCTCGCGCGCAGGCTCCGACGGCGCGGGGGGCATGGAGAAGAAGCTGCCGCTGGCGCTGGCGCTGGCGCAGAAgcacggcgccggggagcccgcGTGGGCGCGGCCGTGGCGGTGGGCCAAGACGGCCTTCTTCCTCGTCGCCATGCTCGCCTCGCTGCTGCTCGTCTGCGCGCCGCCCCTGCTCGTCGTGCTTCTCGACCTCGCCCTCCCGCCCATGCTCCTCTCCGCGCACCTCCACGCCGGCGCCGACCTCCCGCACCGGTCCTTCCTCCCGGCCGTGCTCGACCAGGCGCGCGCGTTCGAGTTCCGGTCCTCCCTCGTCGACCTGCCCGCCGTCTCCGCCGCGCGCGCCCTGCTCATCCTCTGTGAGTAGAGTACCCAGATTGTGTTCTTCTTGGCATTGGAACTTCGGTTTCCCTCTTGGCCACGGCTGAGCTGACCAGTTGAGTTTTTCTTGTGACGGCGACGACAGGCGCGTACACGGTGtgcgggggaggaggaggcgcgtaCCTGTGGGTGGTGGCGGCGAGCGCCGCGGCGTCCGTGTCGTACGTGCTGGCCAAGGCCGCCGCCGTGCTGCCGCGCGGGGCCACGCCACAGGGGAAGGGCGCGGCCGGGCCGGAGCCCATGCTCCTGCTCTCCCTGTCGCTCGCGGCCGCGCATATCGCCGTCGCGTACCGGACCAGCTGCCGCGAGCGCCGCCGCTTGCTCGTCTACCGGATCGACGTGGAGGCCGTGAGTACCCTCGCCCCCTCGTCTTTGCTTCTCCGTAAATTGCACCGTCATCCATTGCTGAAAAATCCACGTTTGCGTGACGAAAGATAATACTGCTGTCCCGCCGAGCCGACGGCGTGATTCCTGAGAACAATCCAGGCATTAGGGTGGGGTCGTCGTCTGTGCTTTCGGTGAGAAAAGAGAGGGTCGAGGAACCAAATACGATTCCCTCGCCAAGTCATTAGCGCGTAGCTGCCGATATGTTTAGCCCAAAGGAGTACTTCTATTCTAACAAGTCATCTATAAAAATGAACCGGACGCTTCTGAAAAGCAGAGAGCTTTTATTTTCTTACTGAACCAGCATCTGAAATAAGAGGCATTTTCATTTGTGAATGCAGGTACGGCTGAAAGGGGGCCACCAAACACCCAAGGGGCTGAAGCAGTGTAGCGTCTGACATGGTGTTCTCAACTTCTGATCCGTACTTGTAGTACAGTACGGTGGAGATAGTTTTTCttggtagccaaaattttggtaagttattatgcaaaaattgtgaggtccATTTTGGGAACGGTGATTTTATGTAAGTGGAGATACTGTAAATATGGTATGGAACAGTCGTGCTTAGCTCAGTTCGGCCTCCTGCAATGCAATTGCAACGAAATGCAGGACGAGCCGTGTGCCGACCACCCGTTGTTTTGTGTGCTCATTCTCATGCCTTCATGCAGTTACAGCCTTGCTTATAGTAGAGGTCCTATTTTTTCTAGAAACATACCACTTCCTTCTCTAATGTCACACGCGGAGGAGGGAAATTCAGTGATGTACCTATAGTTTTTGTGCGAAATTTCGTGTTCACTGGAGAAGTTTTCGGAAAGACCGTAGAAAATTCTGCTCTAACGTTTCAGACAAAACTAGTCGACGACGAAAATTGGAGGAGACAGGC is drawn from Aegilops tauschii subsp. strangulata cultivar AL8/78 chromosome 1, Aet v6.0, whole genome shotgun sequence and contains these coding sequences:
- the LOC109741654 gene encoding uncharacterized protein isoform X2, which codes for MEKKLPLALALAQKHGAGEPAWARPWRWAKTAFFLVAMLASLLLVCAPPLLVVLLDLALPPMLLSAHLHAGADLPHRSFLPAVLDQARAFEFRSSLVDLPAVSAARALLILCAYTVCGGGGGAYLWVVAASAAASVSYVLAKAAAVLPRGATPQGKGAAGPEPMLLLSLSLAAAHIAVAYRTSCRERRRLLVYRIDVEAVSTLAPSSLLLRKLHRHPLLKNPRLRDER
- the LOC109741654 gene encoding uncharacterized protein isoform X1 — protein: MEKKLPLALALAQKHGAGEPAWARPWRWAKTAFFLVAMLASLLLVCAPPLLVVLLDLALPPMLLSAHLHAGADLPHRSFLPAVLDQARAFEFRSSLVDLPAVSAARALLILCAYTVCGGGGGAYLWVVAASAAASVSYVLAKAAAVLPRGATPQGKGAAGPEPMLLLSLSLAAAHIAVAYRTSCRERRRLLVYRIDVEAVRLKGGHQTPKGLKQCSV